TCCGGTAGCATTGCCACATGCAAGGAGGTCACTATTGTTTAGAATTTCCGAGAAAAAATCTCAGCATTAACACGGAGTTCGTAAAAGGATTTTTCTGTTTGATATAACTGTCATTCTGttaattttgttctttttgttctccaGATATTTAAATGAAGGCTCTGTGTTGTTACATATCTATTATTTACCAATGCTACAAACGGCATTGCAACACGAAATATCCTTTCTTTGTGCATATAATTGCAAATTTCTTTCGTAATTCCATAAAACATACGAACTTCAGACTAAAACACGTTCAAATAAACATTCAATGACAAACAGACATCacagaacatgataataataaaatgagaataaaaagcaaatgaaaacaatattaagtACCATTTTTTTTATGCTCAAAGACAAACCGTAGTGACGTAATAAAGAGGAACAAATGAAGACACAGAATAGCATATACAGTCGAGTGTTAATCAATAGCCTTAATAATACCCTTCCCTAAAAGTTATGTGAGCGCAAATCAACTGCTACATCATGCAAAGAAGCACACGtccagacagagaaggaaagggaaatacagagtgtgtatatatttgtgtgtatatatatatatatatatatatatatatatatatatatatatatatataaatatatatatacacacacacacacactctctcttcctctccctctccctctccctctctctgttcctctccatctctctctctctctttctctctctctctctctctctctctctctctctctctctctctctctctctctctctctctcttcctctccctctccctctccctctccctctctctattcctctccatctctctctctctctctctctctctctctctctctctctcgctctctctccctctcactccctccctctctctctctctctctctctctctctctctctctctcgctctctctctctctctctctctctctctatctcgccccccccccctctctctctctctctctctctctctctctctctctctctctctctctctctctctctctctctctctctctctctctctcttcctctccctctccctctccctctccctctctctattcctctccatctctctctctctctctctctctctctctctctctctctctctctctccctctcactccctccctctctctctctctctctctctctctctctctctctctctctctctcgctctctctccctctcactccctccctctctctctctctctctctctctctctctctctctcgctctctctctctctctctctctctctctctatctcgccccccctctctctctctctctctctctctctctctctctctctctctctctctctctctctctctctctctctctttttctctctctccatccttctctctccacttacccctcttcatccctccttctctctagttTATATTTTAGTATTCTTGTCTCCCAATTACACGCTTTCACCTTTAAACTACACCTCTAAAAATAACGTGCGTGAATAGGAACAAAGGAATAGTTAATGAAAGAATTGACGTAATAGAAGgcgatgaaacaataataattgcttgtatatgtgcgtgtatgtgtgtatgtgtgtgtgtgtgtgtgtgtgtgtgtgtgtgtgtgtgtgtgtgtgtgtacatatgtatgtgtgtatacgtatatgtgtttatatacattcattatatatatatatatatatatatacatatatatacatatacatacatacatacacacacacacacacacacacacacacaaacacacacacacacatatatatatatatatatatatatatatatatatatatgtgtgtgtgtgtgtgtgtgtgtgtgtgtgtgtgtgtgtgtgtgtgtgtgtgtctatacatacatacatacacacacacacacacacacacacacacacacacacacacacacacacacacacacatatatatatatatatatatatatatatatatatatatgtgtgtgtgtgtgtttgtgtgtgtgtgtgtgtgtgtgtgtatgtatgtatgtatagacacacacacacacacacacatacatacatacatacatacatacatatatatagcctatatatatatatatatatatatagatagatagatagatagatagatgcatatacatgtatgtatgtagatgtatatattaatttattggtttatttatttatttataaatatgtatctatatatgtatgtacgcatgtgtatatatatacatatatataattatatataatcttatatatatatatgtatatatataaatatatatatacatatatatacaatatatgtatatatatatatatatatatatatatatatgtatacgcatgacATTTCATTGGCCCACATCTCATGCCGAGTCATGGCCACCTTCCCTACGTGAAAAAGGAGCCTCGCTGTTCATAAAAAGCTTTTCCTCACAATGGCTTCCCAAGTTCAGCCGAAATGCAAGTCACGGCGGAAGAGAGCGTTAAATGAATTGATGTGTTGCGCTAGAGtgcgaaaggaaggggaggaggagaggggataaggcGTTTTGCTCTCAATGATATGTCACGTTTTggctgttttcattatatatttgtatatatctgtgtgtgtatacatacatacatacgtatatatatgtatgcatatgtacacacacacacacacacacacacacacacacacacacacacacacacacacaacatacacacatacacatatatgcggcCAACGTGGTGCGGCGTTAACATGAGGGTCGCTCACCCAGATCCGCGTTTTCGAATCCGACACCAATGGTCAGATTAAAAGGAAAGGGCATCCACTTGGGGCAAGAGGCCAAAAAAGCACCGTCCTATCTCTTGCGAAGGGATTTCGTAAAaccgaatcatatatatatatatgtgtgtgggtgtgtgagtgtgtatacatatgtatataaaatatatataggtatatacattatatatatatagtttatttaaaATCTAGGCTACTGCATCCTCTCtcctgaaacaaaaaaatatatgtataatatattcagtATGACATTTTTTTATCAAATACTTCCTTAGAGACAATATCTATTGTTTTAAAATACCGTTTGTCacgtaatataaaattataaaggaCAGTTATTTTTACCATTTGCAACACATTCTTTCCTATTACCTGAGCcgcgaaatatataaataaagactgAGGACTTTGTGCCATATCATTCTGCGTTGATAAACGATATGGTGAGTGAGGTAGAAATGTGTAAAAAGTTTAGTTGGTTTTACTGAAAGAAAAGCCTTGCGTAAGACTTCGGCAAGcagatattattttttctaggagttttgtttttaaatagggtattatcattttatttactgTTGTGTTGTCTGCTTGAGTGAAAAAAGTTCAGTGAAGTAGTGCGtatttgggtgagagagagagagagagagagagagagagagagagagagagagagagagagagagagagagagagagagagagagagagagagagagagagagaaagagagagagagattctctagtgttttttttatctgtttacatgTATGCCATGTACTATTAAACATATTGTAGTTCAACTGTTGTAACTTATAATTTGTACGCGTTTATGTATTTAAACCCTGTTGCTCTTGTGTGAGAGAGCAAATGGGTGGGTATGTAGTGATTGAATATAACTGACTGTGTGTGCATGAACTTGATAGAAAACTCTACTAATCTTAATATAATACATCTCTCTCGTGTAGATGAAACTGTTCTTACTTTCCTGTGCCTTATCTGTGGTTGGCATCAAGGGGTATGGTTACGAAGATCATGGCACAGTGGCAGTACACAGGCCAGTGACAGTGCCTCACCATCATGGAAAATCTATCATTCATCATCACAGCACACAATTATGGCATAGTAAGTAATCACTAAACTCGAAACTAGTTTAAATTTGTAGCGTATATATTAGTGATATATTACATTATTCCGACTCGTTTCATACGAGTTTTCCTCCTTCATTATCTTACACTCGAAGTTATTACTACATTGAGTTAATTAACAATGTATATAATGATTAACACTTGCTAACGCCTAGATTAGGTGACCCTCAACATCGGTGGGAACAAAAATTATTTCCaattttcatttcccttcacttACATGAACATATTCAAATGGAGACTAAATTCATCACTGTATACTGCAGTATACCGGGTCAACtaaaaacaaacatttattaTCTATCAAACACGTAGGGGACCTGAGCTTCTCATCTCCAATTAATTTCTACCAACATCAACATGCCTTCAAACACTGCACCGCGTTAATTAAGAACAAACATTGTATTTAACACTATTCATACCAGGTGGACCTTACCTTCGGAGGCAGCGACTACCACTTCTCCTGGCGCCATGACGGAGGCAAAAAGTACCCGTGGGACATCGCTAACCGGTACTGTGCTAACCTCGGCTACGGGTGGCAGGGCGTCAGCATCGAGAGCTATCAGGAGGATAGATATATTGCTCACGTCCTTGCAAAAGGTTGGAGGTGCTTGCGTATagtagtgcatatgtgtgtgtgtgtgggttattgCTGCATAACATGAGAAGCTGTGGATAAATGACTcagaaaaatacgtttttttttcaaatgaatggaaatatacatatatgcacaatacacaatatatatatacatatatatatatatatatatagagagagagagagagagagagagagagagagagagagagagagggagagagagagagagagacgaagatagatacacagattgattggtaaatatatgatttagtcatgcatttctttctttactaGTTTATCAAACATAATCTAAATTTACCTCTAATAACGATACATTTATTTAATTTGGCTTTTTCCGGCAGACTACATCAAATACATCTGGACGGGAGGTTATAGAACAGGATACAACTGGGCTTGGCCGTCGGGTGCCAAGTTCTACGGCCTCAATTGGTCCTACACGGGAAGGTGAGGAAATTGCTTTGAGGAAATTGCTTTGTACCAAGGGCATTTAGATTTTCTTTGtaccttgatttttaaaaattaatttacgtttccttctgcattttttttttttttttttatcttgttgaaTCTTGAAAGTATGTTTAGAAATAGAGAACAATGTTTTTTTATGAagcccaaaaaatatatatcagaaatatatCATTCCAGTGTGTGGAATACTCGTAATGAAATAACACTAATATGTTCACTAACTACTAGATATCGAAAAAGTAAAAAATCGCTAACGCATTCAATAATTTtccaatcatcataattataattgcacCAACTGCTATTAATATCCACCCCTTTGATAAACAACAACGATATCTccaacccccaaaacacacacacacacacacacacacacacacacacacacacacacacacacacacacacacacaccacacacatacacaaacacaaacagatatctACCACCAGCCATAGATCCTAAACCAAGCATTTAACCGCCGATAACCGCATTTTTTCTCCCCAGTGGTGGCTACCAACAACCTGACAACTACGAGAATGGGCAAGAGTTCTGCCTAGCTGTTCTCAACAACTTTTACAACGATGGCATTAAGTGGCATGACGTTGCCTGCCACCATGAGAAGCCTATTGTTTGTGAACGACGCAAACAATACTATGGTTGATTTGTGGTCTGTGTTGATATGTCCGTTATAATGGGTTAAGGTGtctgttttccttgttttaattattttctcttctcgttaTTTCCTCTTCGACTCTTCGActtctctttctattattatttattttatttctattcactctctctctctctctctctctctctctctctctctctctctctctctctctctctctctctctctctctctctctctctctctctctttctctctctttttttttctttctcttttctctctctttctcttcctttctatcaccTCTTCTcacaattttgttgttattatgaaataACAGCTGCAAAACAATGATTGCATGCCGGGCTCTTGGTTCCTTTATATTTCAATCTCCGATATTGCAAATTTTGTGTTTAATAAAATTTGTTGTTTATTGGTTACCACTTTTCATATTTCGGTTGCGTAAAGGATATATGTATTTGGTTCAGAGTAAAATTTATTATgctaatatgaatataattaagcCCTCAAACGCATTTAGAGATGTATCTAAATGAATTTTACAGACAGTAGACTTTGGCATAAatgctatctgtgtgtgtgtgggggggggggggtatatatgtgtgtgggtgggtgtatgtatatatgtacatatatatacatatacatatgactgccgcaatggtccactggttagagcactggactccggactCATTGCTGGCTcaaatctcacggcgagaaaacgacatatcgccttgagaagtcaaacgcagatgccGTAGGGTAAATCATCGCCGTAGCAAAGGTGTCTGCGCGctgaagggcatccaaccaggcaaagggtgagactgccaaataacctttcaaatattgaattgagagtGGCTGatttcctgcaatggaataaatgtctgttgaaaagaattatatatatatatatatatacatatatatgtatacatatatatgtgtatttgtatatatatacattatcattcatatgtatatatgtatgtgtataattatttacatacatgtatatgtatacatatatgcatacatgtatatatatgtatacatgtttgtgaatatatatatatatatatatatacacaagcattcatatgtatgtgcagctatatatatatataaatatatttatatatatgtatatatatatttatatatagttatatattcatatatatatttttagcatgaacctctctctctctctctctctctctctctctctctctctctctctctctctctctctctctctctctctctctctctctctccctctctttctctctctctctctctctctctctctctctctctcattctctctctctctctctctctctctctctcctctcctctcctctcctctcctctattctccatTTGCACCTGTGGTAAATGGCCTCACTAGGCATTTAGACACGCCAAAACTGGCAAGACCTTGTTATCTGAGGTACATTGCATACATCCGGCAAAATAAATCAATTTGTCCTTTCGAGGAACCTGTGAAGCTTGTCGATAGGGTGTTTTTAAAGCTGGATATGTGGCCAAAACTGGCCGCTTATCCAgctttgatgataataaggatgtatatatatacatgcatatatatacatgtatataatttatgtatgtatacgtatatatgtattaatacatatatacagtatatatacagaaatagatacatgtttatgtacagacagacaaacacatacacacacacattactatatatatatatatatatatatatatatatatatatatatatgtgtgtgtgtgtttgtgtataacatatactgtatatgtatgcgcacacacacacatatatacatataagtttatatatatatatacacataaacgtatatatatgtatattatacatatatatgtatgcatatacatatatgtgtgtacatacttatgtgtatatataatatatatgtgtgtgtttatatatgcatatatacatatatgtatacatatatatacatatatgtgtgtatgtttgtatatatacataaacacataatgtatatgtatatatatacagacatttgtatatagacatacatatatatatatatatatatatatatatatatatatacgtatatgtgagtgtgtgtgtgtttatatatgtttcttgatatatgtatgtgtatgtatatatatatatatatatatatatatatatatatatatatatatatatatatatacgtatatgtgagtgtgtgtgtttatatatgtttcttgatatatgtatgtgtatgtatatatatatatatatatatatatatatgtttcctgatgtatgtatgtatgtgtatgtatgcatatatatatatatatatgtgtgtgtgtgtgtgtgtgtatgtgtgtatgtgtatgtatgtgcgcgatcgcgcgtgtgtgtagctgtgtgtgtgtttatatgtttcttgatgtatgtatatgtatttatgtatatatatatttgtgtgtatgtatgtctgtgtgcatgtgtgtagttgtgtatgtgtgtgtgtactctaaaAGTACTCTAACGTAATATCCATGTAGGGcaattaatgacaaaaaaatgaatacaaatgTTATGTAGTTTATCTGACACTTCACATATTTATACCACAAATTACGTCATGAATCAAAGGGAAGTTGGTTTTTACTGGTTGTTCATCTATAACAAGGTTGCATGTCGTTACGGCAAATGCTCTTTTCCCATTACAGCTGCGATAGGGTCTTTATCTAGTTGGGAGAAATCTGTTGTTATATCAAGTGTAACGTGAACGATCATAAAGAGTAATTTTCAAAAACATATCTAATTATCTTGTCATTTCTTTCTACTgtcacctcttcttctctttctctctttccgtctttttgctctgcatttcttctctctctctctctctctctctctctctctctctctctctctctctctctctctctctctctctctctctctctctctctctctgtctttcactcattc
The window above is part of the Penaeus chinensis breed Huanghai No. 1 chromosome 14, ASM1920278v2, whole genome shotgun sequence genome. Proteins encoded here:
- the LOC125032619 gene encoding C-type lectin lectoxin-Lei1-like, translated to MENLSFIITAHNYGIVDLTFGGSDYHFSWRHDGGKKYPWDIANRYCANLGYGWQGVSIESYQEDRYIAHVLAKDYIKYIWTGGYRTGYNWAWPSGAKFYGLNWSYTGSGGYQQPDNYENGQEFCLAVLNNFYNDGIKWHDVACHHEKPIVCERRKQYYG